In Macadamia integrifolia cultivar HAES 741 chromosome 5, SCU_Mint_v3, whole genome shotgun sequence, a single window of DNA contains:
- the LOC122078282 gene encoding pentatricopeptide repeat-containing protein At4g13650-like, whose product MVVSRLSTHTRSSLVSAIKSFTSNKYLPSGKPVHAQIIKLGFLPETQLFNHLVNFYAKSSDFSSAQKVFDEIPEKNLVSFCTLISGYSQSNTPRYSLDLVPHLQNLGLSLNEFVFSSLILSCSKLKRVDEGKQIHALVIVSDFESDPFVKTSLVDMYSKFDDLDSAISLFNSSPIGDPVLYNSMISGLVTFCSYEEAIELFVEARRAIDLRPTEFTFGSIIKACSNFSKEVGKQMHGFILKTGLESNCFVGTSLIDMYGKLGDMESLIKIFMSITSIDLTLYNSMIAGFSNNGHHETALRFFGELKLQGFSPDGSTFSSVLKACGGLNHIELGRIIHGAVLKSVFQRDLVINTALIDMYIKCGHIEKSCRLFESMPERNAVVYNSMICGHGDTGNFVKAISLFVDMSRKRIDPNHATFVALLNSCSGHERSIYPHVIKRGFGCDLTVQNALLDGLIKDGAVAESQWFFNKMHERDVVSWTTVISGLSQLGMHSDALELFKDMQFLGVCPNSFTLSSVLKACGSLVDLGKGKCIHGCSVKHGIIDEFIDSALLDMYANCGAFEESSRLFDVSSKVDVVSWNAMITGCAQHGNGHEALNIFESMMEHGVEPNQVTFTSLLSSCSHCGLVDDGVRVFESISCKYGMIPSIEHYACMVDMFGRAGMLDRAKLLIENMPFRPDISIWNTFLASCKLHGDVTLAQLAKDHILGMEGQDTTSVILMSNIYSEVGQWDDVEKLRRRIKDRGGRKEPGLSWVQIKETDKSCAL is encoded by the coding sequence ATGGTGGTCTCAAGACTCTCTACACACACTCGTTCTTCACTCGTCTCTGCAATCAAGAGCTTCACAAGCAACAAATATCTCCCTTCAGGGAAACCCGTACACGCCCAAATAATTAAACTCGGTTTTTTACCTGAAACTCAACTATTCAATCACCTAGTAAACTTCTATGCTAAGTCTTCGGATTTTTCCTCTGCTCAAAAGGTTTTCGATGAAATTCCTGAGAAGAATTTGGTCTCCTTTTGTACCTTAATTTCTGGCTATTCACAATCAAATACTCCACGGTATTCTCTTGATCTTGTACCTCATTTGCAAAATTTGGGTCTAAGTTTAAACGAGTTTGTTTTCTCTAGCTTGATTCTGTCTTGTTCAAAGCTGAAACGTGTTGATGAAGGGAAGCAAATTCATGCACTGGTGATAGTTTCTGATTTTGAATCTGACCCGTTTGTAAAAACCTCTCTCGTTGATATGTACTCAAAGTTCGATGACTTGGACTCTGCAATTTCTCTTTTCAATTCAAGCCCAATTGGAGACCCAGTACTCTATAATTCAATGATCTCTGGACTTGTGACCTTCTGTTCTTATGAAGAAGCAATTGAATTGTTTGTGGAGGCACGACGTGCAATTGATCTAAGGCCAACAGAGTTTACTTTCGGAAGTATTATCAAGGCTTGCTCAAATTTCAGTAAAGAGGTTGGTAAACAAATGCACGGCTTCATCTTAAAGACTGGACTCGAGTCCAATTGCTTTGTTGGAACCTCTCTCATTGACATGTATGGTAAATTAGGTGATATGGAAAGTCTGATAAAGATTTTCATGAGCATTACATCCATTGATCTTACTTTGTACAATTCAATGATCGCTGGGTTTTCAAATAACGGTCATCACGAAACTGCATTGAGGTTCTTTGGTGAATTGAAGTTACAAGGTTTTAGTCCAGATGGGTCTACTTTCTCTAGTGTTCTTAAAGCTTGTGGTGGCTTAAATcatatagaattgggaaggatAATCCATGGAGCTGTGCTGAAGTCTGTGTTCCAGAGAGACCTGGTTATCAACACTGCCTTGATTGATATGTACATTAAATGTGGGCACATTGAGAAGAGTTGTAGATTGTTTGAATCTATGCCTGAAAGAAATGCAGTTGTATACAACTCCATGATTTGTGGGCATGGAGATACTGGAAACTTTGTCAAAGCAATTAGTTTATTTGTTGATATGAGTCGTAAGAGGATTGATCCTAATCATGCTACATTTGTTGCATTATTGAACTCATGTTCTGGTCATGAGAGGAGCATCTACCCTCATGTGATTAAGCGGGGTTTTGGATGCGATTTGACTGTGCAGAATGCCCTTTTGGATGGCCTTATCAAAGATGGAGCAGTTGCTGAATCCCAATGGTTTTTCAATAAAATGCATGAAAGGGATGTTGTTTCATGGACTACAGTCATATCAGGATTGTCTCAGTTGGGTATGCATTCAGATGCTCTGGAACTTTTCAAAGATATGCAATTCCTTGGGGTTTGTCCCAATAGTTTTACTCTGTCTAGTGTTTTAAAGGCCTGTGGCAGTTTAGTTGATTTGGGGAAAGGGAAATGTATCCATGGATGTAGTGTAAAACATGGGATCATAGATGAGTTCATAGATAGTGCACTTTTGGACATGTACGCTAACTGTGGGGCCTTTGAGGAGAGCAGCAGATTGTTTGATGTGTCAAGTAAAGTAGATGTAGTTTCATGGAATGCAATGATCACAGGGTGTGCCCAACATGGGAATGGTCACGAGGCCCTAAATATTTTTGAAAGTATGATGGAGCATGGAGTTGAACCAAACCAGGTGACCTTCACTTCTTTATTGTCTTCCTGTAGCCATTGTGGGCTAGTAGATGATGGTGTTCGTGTCTTTGAATCAATATCTTGTAAATATGGTATGATACCATCCATCGAACACTACGCATGCATGGTTGATATGTTTGGTAGGGCTGGAATGCTGGATAGAGCAAAGCTCTTGATTGAGAACATGCCATTCCGACCTGATATATCTATCTGGAATACATTTTTAGCCTCTTGTAAGCTTCATGGGGATGTCACACTTGCCCAACTTGCCAAGGACCACATTTTGGGTATGGAAGGTCAAGATACCACGTCTGTCATTCTGATGTCTAACATCTATTCTGAAGTAGGTCAGTGGGATGATGTAGAGAAGCTGAGGAGGAGAATCAAAGatagaggaggaagaaaagagccAGGACTCAGCTGGGTGCAGATAAAAGAGACAGACAAGTCATGTGCCTTGTGA